DNA sequence from the Leptospira limi genome:
TTTTGTGATACACTGATTATATAAGATTCAAAAGAAGAATTAGAAAATTGAATCTGAGGAAATAAGGTAACAAACGATGAAAGTATTTGTATATGGTGGATCAGGTCTTGTTGGTGGGTATCTCGTCAAAGAATTACAGAAAAAAGGTCATGAAGTTTTTGCTGGTTCTAGAAAACCGGAAGCACAAACAAAAGAAACCAACCTGAATTGGGTGGTAGCAGATTCAAAGGATCCCAAAAAAGGGATAGAAATTTTAGAATCAGTGGATGCTGCATTTTTTTTAAGCCCTCCTGGTGAAACAAACCAATATGAAATTCTTTCTCCTTGGATTGAAAAAGCAAAACAAGTTGGATTGAAAAAAATTGTACTGATGACAGCGATGGGAGTGGACCATGCACCACCAGAAGCACCTTTCCGAAAAACAGAAATCTTATTAGAAGGATCTGGCCTTTCTTGGAACATCATAAGACCAAATTGGTTTATGCAAAACTTTCATACGTTTTGGATTGCAGGCATCAAACAGGATCAAAAGATTTATTTTCCTGGAGGAAATGCAAATGTTAGTTTTATAGATGCGAGAGACATTGCATCCGTTGCTTCCGTACTATTGACTACTAATGATTTTCAAAAACAGGCACTCACACTCACTGGAAAAGAATCCATTGATCATTACCAAGTAGCAAAGAATTTATCGTCTGTTAGTGGGAAAAACATTGAATACAATGATGTTGATCCAAAGGTTTTTGAAAATTCTTTGGTATCCGCTGGACTATCAAAAGATTATGCGGCTTTTTTAGTGATGATTGCAGGTGCGTTAAAAGAAGGATTCTCAGCGCCTATCATTGATACTGTCAAACAAATCACTGGAAACGATCCAATATCATTTCAAAAATATGCAGAAGACCATGCGAGTGCTTGGAAATAAAAAACAATTCTAAATCATTTCCCCCTTACCCACAAACTATAAAATCTTTTAGGATGTGGGTAAGAGATTTATGCATTCCTATCATTCAGCGATCAAAATTCTGCTTGAGGCTCCCCCTTTTGGGTCTTCCAAAATATTCCTAAGTAATAATTTTTGAAACGGAAGAAATACGGATCCACTTACATTCACAAAGTTTTTATAAAATTTTTTCGTTGGGATTACTTTCTTTTGTTTTAATGTTTTGGGATCATATATATTTAGTCCAGAATTACGAACCCAAACCAGTTCCCCTTCTTTCCAAAATCCTAATCGATGGCCGTGAGTACCCCACTTCGTTTTTTTGACATCGTTTAAGTTGCCTGTATTATAAATTCTCACTTCACCAGTATCGGAAGCAGCCATATACAAAGTTTTTCCATCCTTTGAAAAACAGATTCCATAAGGAGTGGAAGGGATTGAAAACGATTGGAATGTATTGGTATCTAATTGTAATAAATAACCAAGTGGGTCTCGATTTTGAAACGCTTCTGCATAGGCTGCAATGACAATTTGATTTGATTCTGGATGGAATTCAGGTGTATACGGGTAAAATCTAGATTTGTATTCCTTTAGTTTCGTTAAGTTTTGATTTTGAATTTTGTAAATGAAGGCAGATACATCTTCTGATACATCATCTTTAAGATCTGCATCCACAGCGAATGTAAAATAAGCTGCTTGGTCTTTTTCAGAATAACCGATGTAAGAACTTTGTGCAAAGGATTTTGAATCCTCCTCTGAGATCTCAAAGATAGGTTCCACCACATCGATGTTATTTGCAGTTAAATCCCAACCTACATAGTAGTATTTTTTTGTTTTTGATGATTTTGCTTTGTTTTCAAGGATAAATCCTGCACGATGATTTCCTTCTTCGTAATATAAAAATTCGTAGATAGTTAGAGGGAGACGTTTGCCTTTGTTCTCGATTTGGCCAATAAAATCTGTGGTATGCGTCAGATAGTATGCTTCTAATGGGATGGATTTATAAATTTTTTGTTTTGAGGTTGTATCGTAAAAATAGATTCCAGGTTCATCAAAATCAGCAGTTTTCCCAATATAAATCCACTTACCACCATTGACAAAATATGGATTAGTTGATTCTACAAATGTTGGTCGAACATCAAAATTGGTATTGTACACAAACTCCGATTCAATTGTTTGTGCAAACAAACTGCCAACAAAAAAGAAACAAATAACACTCGTAACAAAGTATGGAAACATCATTCTCTCCCAATGTTTGGACATGGAGAATCACACTATCTCAAATTTGTTCTTTTTACAACTCAAGTTTGTAAATTTTTTTCTAAATTCTACTAAAAATCTAAATTGGGAATCGGTTCTTATTCCGTTGAATCAATGCAAATCTAAACATTTCTCTTCGAGTGAAACAAATCGATCGTTAAAGACAAGTCTCGATTTTTTTCAGTTCTTCATACAACCAACTCGAACTCAAGATTTCCTTTCCATTTGGATAACGGATTTTATAAGGAGTACCAGATAAAAATGACTTTGATGCTACTTTATCAATAAAAAGTTTTGCAGTCCAATCTTTCGGATCAGGAGCAAAAAAAGAATTTTTGGCTTCGTTTAATTTGTAACGTAAATGGTTCTCTGCATCCTTTGCATTATGTGAATCACCATTTCGAATGAAGTTTCCATTGAAGTTTCCAATTCTTTTTAATAAGATCTCAATTTTTTCGGATTCAGAATAAGTGTTACAGGATTTAGCTTCTGAAACAAGTGGTTGTTCGAAAATAATGAATAAGATAAGGAAAAAAGAAAAAAATAGAGCAGGGAACTTTTTCATGGATTTACTGATAGATCAAAATGAATTCAGATTTTGAATCAGGCAATTAAAATAACATCGGTTCATTGATTTCTGGTTCCGCAATGATAAATTCAGAAGGATAAGCTTGGATTAAATTTCTGATTTGGTTTTCTTCTTTGATTCGAGGATCTAACCAACTTTCCCAACAATCTTCAGTTAGGTGAACTGGCTGACGACCTTGGTTCCCACCAGAGTTATGAACTTCCTTCATCAGAGAGTTTCCTTCTTGCGTCAAAATACTAAACCAAAATTTTTGATGGGAAGTATTGGGAATCTCACCCCAAATTCCTGCAAAACAAAAACTCTCTCCAGATTTTGGATAAATTTTATATTTAATCTTTGTACCTTTTTCGGATTTCCATTCATTAAAAAAAGAAGCAGGGATGATACACCGATTGTGTTTGGCAGCACTAGACCAAAAAGACGTAGAGAACAATCGTTCTTCTCTTGTATTAAAAATTGGTTTTGGTGACCAATTTGGTTGTACCCCCCATTGCATTAACTCTAATGTATTTTCACCTTGATTTGAAAGGGAATGGATGACAGGTGCATTCGAACTTGGATAGTATTCAAAGTTTGGTGACTTTCTGAATGTGTCTTCTACCTTTTGAATGTCGAAAACTTGGGTACCTTGGATCAATCGAATCCATTTTTCGGTTCCATCTTTCAATTTGATAATGGTATATCCAAAACGCCCGCACACAATGATTCAATTGAACTTAATTCATAAAAATTGCAAACTAAGATTTTACTATTTTCCGACTGAATTCAATTTCGTGACTAGTAGTCATCTGAAATTGACCTTAAGTCAATTTCAATTTTTTTATAGCATAATTTTTATAAGATTCGTAGTTTGGAAGTATGAGTCGAGTGCAAGTCATAGAACGTTCACCTAAAAAGAGAGCTGTTTTAGAGAAAGATAAACTTTCGAAACGTACTTCGATCATACAAGCTGCTGCATCCCTACTCCAAAAAAAAGATTGGTCTGAACTTTCCATGGATGAAGTTGCAAAACGTGCAAAGATTGCAAAAGGTACTTTGTATTTATATTTTCCAACGAAAGAAGATTTATGCCTTAGGATCCATAGTGCTGATTACGAATCTTGGTTTATGGATTTACATGAGTTTTTAAGTAAGACTCCCAAAATGGATGCGAATATATTTTCGAATTGGTTTGTGAATTCAATGGATCGACATACACGTTTTTTAAAATTACTTCCCATTGTACCGACTATTTTAGAAAAAAACGCGAGTATACAAACCATTCGCGAATTTAAATCCAATTTAAAAACGCAAATCAATTCCGTTTTACCTCTACTCATCCATTACTTTCCTTTTTTTACAGAACAATCAGGGTTTTTATTTTTGATGCAATGCCACGCATTAGCAGTTGGATCTTGGTCACATGGTTTTCCCTCCAACCAAGTGAAAGAAGCTGTAAAGGATTCAGAATTGGAAATTTTTATGCTGGATTATAAAAAATTTTTAGAAATGTCCATCCTAACTTTATTAAAAGGACATTCTGGAATTTAGTTTAGTTTTGCATAAACTCATACATTTTTTTTATCAATTTATCTTTTAATTTTGGATCCAAAATTTTCTTTTGATTTTTTTCATCTAAGTCCATTTCATATAAAATATCTTTATCATTGTGAAATATGTATTTCTTCTGATCGAATACTAACCCTCTTTGGATTTCTGAATTCCAAGTTTTTAAAACTAAATCTAATTTGTATTTGGAACTAAAAAAATTCTGAGAATTTTCCTTGCGGTTCGCCTCTTGTTGTAATAGATCCAATAAAGTTTCTTTATAGTGGATTGATGAACCTAATTTTGGAATGTACAATTCATTAGATTGTATTTTGTACATCAAAAAGGGAACATCTATCTCTTGGTTATACAAAGAATAGTTATGGGCATGAGCACCTCCTTCACCAAAACTTTCACCATGGTCTGCTGTAATGATGAGGAATGTTTCTTTATTAGAATTGGTTTTAATAAAGGAAATCAATTCATCTATTAAATTTATATTTTCCTCTAATGCTTTTGTATGTCGTAAAACTTTTGGTAACGAAACATCTCTATTGGAATAGCTAAAATAAGGACTATGTGTTTGGCTAAGGCCTACCATAATAAATAATGGATGAGAACCAAGATCCAAATGTTTGAATTCTGAAAGCACAACTCGATCATCCATCCCCCAACTGAAATAATCATTTGGAGTACCTAATTTTTTTTCTAATATAGTTTTGTCTTGGACATCCTGAAATACATTGGGAAAAAATAAATTCATACCTTCGAAATAAATTGATTGAGTATAAATCATCTTTGTTTCGTAAAAATATTTTTGCTTTAAAAGAGTTGGTAAACTTTCTCCTTCCATCTGTTTTGTAGATTCAATTCTCGAACTGTTTAGCTGTGACTCTCCTGTCATCCATGTGAATAAACTTTTAGAAGTATGTGGTATTGGAATCAAAAAATGTGAATTTTCTAAGTAAGAAAAATTGATAAATTTTGAATTTACACCTATCAAGTGTTTTCTGGAAACACCCTCAAGTACAATCATTACAATATGAGTATCATTTGGAATATGATTTATAAATTGATTCACCTTTTGTTTTAGATTCTGTTTTTGATGAATGGTGGGCAAAGTTTGAACATACAATTTTGAATGGAACAATAGTAATAAATACACAACAAGTAACAAAAAAGTTGGATTCACACGATACCGCGTGAACACCAAAAAAGGATCAAAAAAAAAGATGAGGATTAAAAAAGGAAAATAATGTACCATTGACCATTCGTGCAAAAATGGAAAAAAATCCTTCCTTAGGAATCCTAAATTTTGAACCGCATACCCAAATAACGAAAAGTTGAATTGTGTTTGGTATACCCATTGGTAGTTTAACACAAGTAATAATGGCACCATAAATACTAAAAGTGTGAAATTTTTTACAAAGAAATTGAATTGAAGTAGTTTCAAAACAATTAGAATGACACCAATTAAAAACAAAATATGGAGGAAAACTCCATGGTAATAAGTCCATCCAGACCAAATTAACTCACCTGGAAAATGGAAACTAAATAGTATCAAATAAAAAAGAATCCATTGGTATTTTTGTGATTTTAAAATATGTTTCAAATTATTTAACTTCAAATTGAACATTTGCCTTTATTTCTGGTCCATCAAATAATTCTAAACTATGTTTTCCTCTTTGAATGCTAACATTTCCTTCCCCTGTTCCTGATAACTTCACTTGTATCGTTTGGTTCCAAATTAGTTTGGGATCTTTTAAGGTCTGATATTCACGGATCCGAATTGGAATATTTTGTTTTTCTCGTTCAAATCCAGGATGGTATAAAAAAACTTGGCTTTGTCCCGGATACACAAATCCTACACCAACTATGGAAGAATCTTTATTATTGTGTAACTCTTCACATGGAAGCAGATTTGTTATTTTTTTTCTAACATTCAAAACAACCGAAGGACAATTGGAATTTGCCAATTTACCTGAAATTTTACAAAATGATCGAACTTCTGTTAGTTTAGGTGCATATTGCTTTTTGTCCTTTTCCTTCATAAGCAATCGAAAAATATTTTGTACAATTCTTCCAGCACCAAAGGAACCTGAAACATCCATTGTTTTTTCGCCAGAAAAATTTCCAACCCAAGCACCTACCACATAGCGATCATTAAATGCAATAGTCCAAGAATTTCTATAATCTTTGGAGGTTCCCGTTTTGACTGAGACCGGAAATGGGTAATTTAAATAACTTCTTTTCCCGAATGCCTTTTGTCTTAGTTTTGAATCATTGAGTATAAATTTAATCTCTTCGGCTGTTTCTTCAGATACCAAAGGATGTGATTCACCGTAAAATATTGATTTTCCATTGATACTCCCAATTTTAATTTTTGGAAGAATTCCACCTAACATAAAAGCACCGTAGACTTGCGAAAGTTGCAATAGACTAGCACCTCCCGTTCCTAAAGCGAGTCCAGGCCCATAAAAACTAGGAGATTGTTTTAAGTTTTCAAATCCCGCTAACTTTAAAAATCGATAAAAATTAGGAACACCAACCAATTGGATGGTAGTAACGGCCGGTATGTTACGAGAATTTGCCAAAGCTTCTGCTAATGTTAAATTTCCCCAATAACGGAGGTCCGCATTTCTCGGAAGGTAGTTTTCTCCTGTTCCCAATGAGTATGAATATTTTTCATCCACTAGAATTGAATTGATAGAATATATATTTTGATCAATTGCTAATGCATATAACAATGGTTTTAATGTACTTCCAGCATCACGAAATGCAATTGTCCCATTTACCATTCCAATTCCATCTTCAAAAAAATTTTTAGATCCAATCATTGCTACAAGTGATAAGGCAGAATTTTGATTTGATTCTTTCTCTAAAATGATTGCCGATGCATTATTTACATTCCATTTTTTTAATACATTTAGTTCTGAATTTACAATAGAATGGATTTCAGCATTTAATTCAGATGAAATAGTTGATACCATTTCTTCCTTTGGATCCAAATGTAAGCTTCTGATCCAATTGAGAAAATGTTGATTTTCACCAGTGAATGAATCATCATAATTTTGCATTTTCTTTTGCAGTTTGGTTTGAACTAGTTCATTTGGATCATTTAGGATTGGTATTGAGAATGGAATTTTGACTCGTAATTGGTTGTATCGAAATTTGATCTCATCTTCGTTCGAAACATTTTTTCGAATTAAAATTGTTAGATAAACTGTTTCATCTAAGGATAAAAATCGTACATTTTTTTCAAAAAGAGTAAGGGAAGCAGAAGGAAATCCAACAGAATTAGAATGGATTGATACTGAATTTAAATAAGCTTCTAAAATTTGTTGTTTTGTTAACCACAATTCAAAACGAAGGGCTTCCAAAACTTCAAATGATTTACGAATGATAATAGGATACGATCGAATATTTGCATGATAAATTCGAACCAGCTGCATCGTGATGGTGGAACCACCACCGCGATTTTGTTTTGTAATGAAAAATGAATATAACGAATTGATTATAGCAAAAGGATCAATCCCATGATGTGAAAAAAATCGTTTATCTTCTGCAATGCAAACAATTTCTGAAACAAATTTTGGATACTCGGTTATTGGAACCCAATCTTGTTTGGACAATGTATGATTTTGAGTTCTACCAATCAATTTACCATCTTTGGATAAAATACGTGTTGTTACTTCTTTTTTAAAATCATCAATTTGGATTGGTCTTAAAACAAACCATATTCCTCCGATGATAGGTATCAGGAAGAATAAGGTTTTGATTCTAAGTATAAAATTCCAAATCACTCCACTTTTACCCGAAGCGAACTTGTATTACCGTAAAACTGTGGATGATACATCAAAAATGTTTTTGATGCTGGCAGTATAGAATTTCCTTTCGCAACAGGTCTCAGAATGTATTTGTATTCCGTCTCTCCTTTGCGTAAAAAATCATCAGAGAATATCACTCGATCATCTCGATACTCAGTGTACTGACCATAACTAGATTCTGTAACATCAGCATCTTCTGCATCGGATGATTTCTCTGTCAAAAAGGATGTATTCACTATCTCAGTATGACTCGGAATTGGATCGATAACGATTACAAATGCTTGGTCTTTTTTACTCAATACTTTGAGTTTGATTAAATAAGTGGAACCTCTTTGTAAGTTTGAAACTTCTTTTAAATTTGGATTTCCATCAGAATCTCTTCCATCAATGCGATACATTGTTTTTTTGATTTCTAATCCATTAAATTTTTCCTGAGTTGTCTCTTTCACAGGAACATACATCAAACGTGTTTGAAAATACAATCTCCCTTCAGCACTTGTTCGTTTAAATGTAATTGGTTTTGTAGAAACAGAATTCCCATCAAATAAACGATCAAATGAAATTTCTTCTTTGAAAATAGAATCAGATGTTGGAGAAAACGATTCGTCGATAATTGTTTTTTCTCCAAAAACAACTTCTCCCTCAGTTTCACTTTTCGTTGCTTCAAATCGATTCCGATATTCAGACAAGGCTAAGGCAATAGTTCCAACACTATGACTGTCAGTCCAAAAACTTCTATTACGATCCATCATGATTGCATTTACGAGTTGGACCATTCTTGGGTTTTTCGAATCAACACGTAAAAGTAATCGTAAATAGTTTCCGAGGACAGAAGAAGTATTGTAATACGAATAATAAAAATATTCGTCAGGATTTTTCTTCATAGGTTTTACGATGAACAATTCTTTATCATATTCTATATAACTTACAAAATCTTCATAAAGTTTTTTGAATGTGGGATCCGAAAGATACGAATCGATCTTATGAAAATCTGCATAGGCAGTTAAGAAAATGCCTCGTGATTTTGGATTTAATTCTTCAAAATGATCTATCAGCGTTTTTTCTAAGGAACTTACATCTTTTTTCTCTTTTACAAAAACAGAATAGATTAAACTTAAAGTTTGGTAAGAATCGATTGAAGTCTCTGTTGGACTTTTAATATAACTTTCTAAAAATTTGATTCCCGATTGGTACGCAATCGAATTTGTTCGTTTGCCTTTTTCCTTTCCTAATTGCATAACAGAAATCACATATGCTGTTAAGTAAGGATACCCACTTCGACCATAACTTTTCCACAATTTAAAACCACCGTTATAAGTTTGAAATTCTGACATTTCATCCAAAAACAATTTTTCAATTTGATTGAAGTCATACGCATCTTTTGAAGGTGCTTTGTATTGGAATTCCCTTAATAATTCACCAGAACTTAACGAAAGTAAGTAAGCAGAAGTCCTTTGTTCCATACAAAAATAGGGATTTGATTCATAAAAATCAAAGGCAGATTTAAGTGCTGTGAGAGCAGTCCCAGAGATACGTATATCCAATGAACCTTTGTTCAAT
Encoded proteins:
- a CDS encoding DUF5329 family protein; this encodes MKKFPALFFSFFLILFIIFEQPLVSEAKSCNTYSESEKIEILLKRIGNFNGNFIRNGDSHNAKDAENHLRYKLNEAKNSFFAPDPKDWTAKLFIDKVASKSFLSGTPYKIRYPNGKEILSSSWLYEELKKIETCL
- a CDS encoding NAD(P)H-binding protein; the protein is MKVFVYGGSGLVGGYLVKELQKKGHEVFAGSRKPEAQTKETNLNWVVADSKDPKKGIEILESVDAAFFLSPPGETNQYEILSPWIEKAKQVGLKKIVLMTAMGVDHAPPEAPFRKTEILLEGSGLSWNIIRPNWFMQNFHTFWIAGIKQDQKIYFPGGNANVSFIDARDIASVASVLLTTNDFQKQALTLTGKESIDHYQVAKNLSSVSGKNIEYNDVDPKVFENSLVSAGLSKDYAAFLVMIAGALKEGFSAPIIDTVKQITGNDPISFQKYAEDHASAWK
- a CDS encoding sulfatase-like hydrolase/transferase, whose protein sequence is MKHILKSQKYQWILFYLILFSFHFPGELIWSGWTYYHGVFLHILFLIGVILIVLKLLQFNFFVKNFTLLVFMVPLLLVLNYQWVYQTQFNFSLFGYAVQNLGFLRKDFFPFLHEWSMVHYFPFLILIFFFDPFLVFTRYRVNPTFLLLVVYLLLLFHSKLYVQTLPTIHQKQNLKQKVNQFINHIPNDTHIVMIVLEGVSRKHLIGVNSKFINFSYLENSHFLIPIPHTSKSLFTWMTGESQLNSSRIESTKQMEGESLPTLLKQKYFYETKMIYTQSIYFEGMNLFFPNVFQDVQDKTILEKKLGTPNDYFSWGMDDRVVLSEFKHLDLGSHPLFIMVGLSQTHSPYFSYSNRDVSLPKVLRHTKALEENINLIDELISFIKTNSNKETFLIITADHGESFGEGGAHAHNYSLYNQEIDVPFLMYKIQSNELYIPKLGSSIHYKETLLDLLQQEANRKENSQNFFSSKYKLDLVLKTWNSEIQRGLVFDQKKYIFHNDKDILYEMDLDEKNQKKILDPKLKDKLIKKMYEFMQN
- a CDS encoding transglycosylase domain-containing protein: MIWNFILRIKTLFFLIPIIGGIWFVLRPIQIDDFKKEVTTRILSKDGKLIGRTQNHTLSKQDWVPITEYPKFVSEIVCIAEDKRFFSHHGIDPFAIINSLYSFFITKQNRGGGSTITMQLVRIYHANIRSYPIIIRKSFEVLEALRFELWLTKQQILEAYLNSVSIHSNSVGFPSASLTLFEKNVRFLSLDETVYLTILIRKNVSNEDEIKFRYNQLRVKIPFSIPILNDPNELVQTKLQKKMQNYDDSFTGENQHFLNWIRSLHLDPKEEMVSTISSELNAEIHSIVNSELNVLKKWNVNNASAIILEKESNQNSALSLVAMIGSKNFFEDGIGMVNGTIAFRDAGSTLKPLLYALAIDQNIYSINSILVDEKYSYSLGTGENYLPRNADLRYWGNLTLAEALANSRNIPAVTTIQLVGVPNFYRFLKLAGFENLKQSPSFYGPGLALGTGGASLLQLSQVYGAFMLGGILPKIKIGSINGKSIFYGESHPLVSEETAEEIKFILNDSKLRQKAFGKRSYLNYPFPVSVKTGTSKDYRNSWTIAFNDRYVVGAWVGNFSGEKTMDVSGSFGAGRIVQNIFRLLMKEKDKKQYAPKLTEVRSFCKISGKLANSNCPSVVLNVRKKITNLLPCEELHNNKDSSIVGVGFVYPGQSQVFLYHPGFEREKQNIPIRIREYQTLKDPKLIWNQTIQVKLSGTGEGNVSIQRGKHSLELFDGPEIKANVQFEVK
- a CDS encoding TetR family transcriptional regulator, producing the protein MSRVQVIERSPKKRAVLEKDKLSKRTSIIQAAASLLQKKDWSELSMDEVAKRAKIAKGTLYLYFPTKEDLCLRIHSADYESWFMDLHEFLSKTPKMDANIFSNWFVNSMDRHTRFLKLLPIVPTILEKNASIQTIREFKSNLKTQINSVLPLLIHYFPFFTEQSGFLFLMQCHALAVGSWSHGFPSNQVKEAVKDSELEIFMLDYKKFLEMSILTLLKGHSGI
- a CDS encoding YncE family protein; this encodes MFPYFVTSVICFFFVGSLFAQTIESEFVYNTNFDVRPTFVESTNPYFVNGGKWIYIGKTADFDEPGIYFYDTTSKQKIYKSIPLEAYYLTHTTDFIGQIENKGKRLPLTIYEFLYYEEGNHRAGFILENKAKSSKTKKYYYVGWDLTANNIDVVEPIFEISEEDSKSFAQSSYIGYSEKDQAAYFTFAVDADLKDDVSEDVSAFIYKIQNQNLTKLKEYKSRFYPYTPEFHPESNQIVIAAYAEAFQNRDPLGYLLQLDTNTFQSFSIPSTPYGICFSKDGKTLYMAASDTGEVRIYNTGNLNDVKKTKWGTHGHRLGFWKEGELVWVRNSGLNIYDPKTLKQKKVIPTKKFYKNFVNVSGSVFLPFQKLLLRNILEDPKGGASSRILIAE
- a CDS encoding SOS response-associated peptidase gives rise to the protein MCGRFGYTIIKLKDGTEKWIRLIQGTQVFDIQKVEDTFRKSPNFEYYPSSNAPVIHSLSNQGENTLELMQWGVQPNWSPKPIFNTREERLFSTSFWSSAAKHNRCIIPASFFNEWKSEKGTKIKYKIYPKSGESFCFAGIWGEIPNTSHQKFWFSILTQEGNSLMKEVHNSGGNQGRQPVHLTEDCWESWLDPRIKEENQIRNLIQAYPSEFIIAEPEINEPMLF